The genomic stretch TCGTTGTGATCGTTATTCTAGGAATATTGGCAGTGACCGCTGCACCTCGATTTCTTGGTGTTCAGAGAGACGCTCATGAAGCATTAGCACAAGGCGCATTTGCTGCGTTCAGAAACAGCATTGATATGTACCATTCTCAATGGCTTGTTGATGGAGAGCCCGGCTTTGATCAAGTGGTGAATTACGGTCAGGGTGACATTTATCCTTCTTCTTCAGGGTTTCCATTCGCCGTTGGTAATGCTCCAGTCAGCGCTGGTGTAGGATTATCTGGTGACGAC from Vibrio pomeroyi encodes the following:
- a CDS encoding type II secretion system protein, which encodes MKSKSQGFTLLELVVVIVILGILAVTAAPRFLGVQRDAHEALAQGAFAAFRNSIDMYHSQWLVDGEPGFDQVVNYGQGDIYPSSSGFPFAVGNAPVSAGVGLSGDDCVELWNALMTTDLTIRAHGSSVFPSEENIVGWYTADPSCYYYYTSGFSFGEDIPRLNYFPLTGEVTITADSPSS